The following coding sequences lie in one Myxococcus xanthus genomic window:
- a CDS encoding FecCD family ABC transporter permease, translated as MSEPATSQRAHGGAGGFRASRAVMLFGGFLVLAVGCLAVAVRFGEQSISLTAALTEPTSTDAVIFWSLRLPRALLGAIVGAGLAASGATLQGLLRNPLADPFVLGVSGGAAMGATLALAVGLGTVGEVAPGLGGAMARLSAPALFSFLGAGAAILFVLSASRGSASRAPYAALLTGVVFNAFASAAITLVKTLSAPDRLGEILYWLAGALGYERGGTLALSALLQAGAIGVMWVLSARLNLLSLGDDDAASLGVPVAATRRWLLLAASASVAGAVALTGLIGFVGLIVPHLLRLAFGPDQRLLVPLSALGGAAFLVLSDLLARLAFPLFGAEPPVGVVTALLGGPLFLALLRRRVRLGTSH; from the coding sequence GTGAGCGAGCCGGCGACATCCCAGCGTGCACATGGCGGAGCGGGAGGGTTTCGTGCCTCGCGCGCGGTGATGTTGTTCGGAGGCTTCCTCGTGTTGGCGGTGGGGTGCCTGGCGGTGGCGGTGCGCTTCGGTGAGCAGTCCATCTCCCTCACCGCCGCACTGACGGAGCCCACGTCCACGGACGCCGTCATCTTCTGGTCGCTGCGGCTGCCGCGCGCGCTGCTGGGGGCCATCGTGGGCGCGGGGCTGGCGGCCTCGGGCGCCACGCTCCAGGGGCTCTTGCGCAATCCGCTGGCGGACCCGTTCGTGCTCGGCGTGTCCGGCGGGGCGGCGATGGGGGCGACGCTGGCGCTCGCGGTGGGGCTCGGCACCGTGGGGGAAGTGGCACCGGGCCTGGGCGGCGCCATGGCGCGTCTGTCCGCGCCCGCGCTCTTCTCCTTCCTGGGCGCGGGGGCCGCCATCCTCTTCGTCCTCTCCGCCAGCCGGGGCTCCGCGTCGCGCGCGCCCTACGCCGCGCTGCTCACCGGCGTGGTGTTCAACGCGTTCGCCTCCGCGGCCATCACACTGGTGAAGACACTGTCCGCCCCCGACCGGCTGGGGGAAATCCTCTACTGGCTCGCCGGAGCGCTGGGGTACGAGCGCGGCGGCACGCTGGCGCTCTCCGCGCTGCTTCAGGCCGGCGCGATTGGCGTCATGTGGGTGCTCTCCGCACGGTTGAACCTGTTGTCGCTGGGTGACGATGACGCGGCGTCCCTGGGGGTTCCGGTGGCGGCGACGCGCCGCTGGTTGCTGCTGGCCGCCAGCGCGAGCGTCGCGGGCGCGGTGGCGCTCACGGGGTTGATTGGCTTCGTGGGCCTCATCGTGCCGCACCTGCTGCGGCTGGCCTTCGGGCCGGACCAGCGGCTGCTGGTGCCACTGTCGGCGCTGGGAGGCGCGGCCTTCCTCGTCCTGTCGGATTTGCTGGCGCGGCTGGCCTTCCCCTTGTTCGGGGCCGAGCCTCCCGTGGGCGTCGTCACCGCGCTGCTGGGCGGCCCGCTGTTCCTCGCGCTGCTCCGGCGGCGGGTGCGTCTGGGGACCAGTCATTGA
- a CDS encoding FHA domain-containing protein — protein sequence MAPVVLEVRPRFRPADAEVTVGSGAECDIVLAEPTVSRLHARLRREPHTGLWCVTDLESERGTYQDGVLILPGRPAPLLCRSRLTLGNVELLFLQTYAFEQSVRVSSLTPPVSLTRRR from the coding sequence ATGGCGCCCGTGGTTTTGGAGGTGCGCCCGCGGTTCCGCCCGGCGGACGCCGAGGTGACGGTGGGCAGCGGCGCCGAGTGCGACATCGTCCTCGCCGAGCCCACGGTGTCCCGCCTGCATGCGCGCCTTCGTCGTGAGCCGCACACCGGACTGTGGTGCGTGACGGACTTGGAGAGCGAGCGGGGGACGTACCAGGATGGGGTGCTCATCCTGCCGGGCCGGCCCGCGCCGCTGCTGTGCCGCTCCCGGCTCACGCTGGGGAACGTGGAGCTCCTGTTCCTCCAGACGTATGCCTTCGAGCAGTCCGTGCGCGTGTCCTCGCTGACGCCCCCGGTGAGCTTGACCCGCCGGAGGTGA
- a CDS encoding ComEA family DNA-binding protein produces MRALCAVVVGLLLCGPGVAEAAKLRTQHTGTVNLNEASAAELDLLPGVGEKAAQRIIEHRQKRPFKRVEELVRVKGFGKKKFLKLKAHLALSGPTTLRVEQVPAPPERKEVGTTND; encoded by the coding sequence GTGAGGGCGCTGTGCGCGGTGGTGGTGGGCCTGCTCTTGTGCGGGCCCGGGGTGGCGGAGGCGGCGAAGCTGCGCACGCAGCACACGGGGACGGTCAACCTCAACGAGGCCAGCGCGGCGGAGCTGGATTTGCTGCCGGGCGTCGGGGAGAAGGCGGCGCAGCGCATCATCGAGCACCGCCAGAAGCGGCCCTTCAAACGCGTGGAGGAGCTGGTGCGCGTGAAGGGCTTCGGCAAGAAGAAGTTCCTCAAGCTCAAGGCGCACCTGGCGCTGAGCGGGCCCACGACGCTGCGAGTCGAACAGGTGCCCGCCCCTCCTGAGAGAAAGGAGGTGGGCACGACGAACGACTGA
- a CDS encoding PAS domain-containing sensor histidine kinase yields MADPCEDADRKLTEERLALLSVLQELTVAALDLFDPSKPADAFMDRVAERLGCMVALWVQVNARGQVVLLGASGLSAASRQLPIPARAEPGGKQAPVEVNLPFPELELPGLVRWSTPIIGTDAAHSASALLMYFDREPHLPRQYRGMVERLGGVLRTALMHRQLFTRILDSERALHQQKTLLESLSEASDEGILISTQEGRTLTHNRRLVQMWGLEEELLSASYEAWVLAAAELVEEPARFTARASFFIEHSDASGHDELRLKDGRIFEQYDAPVVSADGLYYGRAVYFRDVTARRRTERDLQHERDFSSAVLDTARALVIVLDAEGRIVRFNRACQEMTGYSFEELRGTRFWKQLQAPEEVARVERDFAQLSAGQGHEQYESCWLTRAGERRLISWSSNVLRSPTGAVEYIIGIGIDITEQRRAEQERDQTFLREQQARARAEEQEGRSAFLSEASGLLAGSLAPEDALRNVVALTVQRFADWCTVDLLDNDQSPQRIAVAQSQTLRARCPAKAAPAPPDLNATHGPGRVLRRGEPEFFLEGYGSAAPGCGVLEFQSWLSVPLLARGRTLGALTLARLDGGSRYGLAELTLAQELARRAAMAVDNARLYQEAQQAIGLRDEFLSVASHELKTPVTSLQLSVQGLLRRARSGALRTASTETVTHSVEGIERQAMRMAKLVNTLLDVSRIHAGRLELELEEVDLAALVRDIAARFAPELALSGTTLRVHADTPMPGIWDRSRLDQIVTNLLSNALKYGEGKPIEIQVGGDARTALLEVRDQGIGIPAEQQALIFRAFERAVSSRHYGGLGLGLHIVSQLVERLGGAVRVQSEAGRGATFTVALPRSGPAAPLPAPADMHLDANHA; encoded by the coding sequence ATGGCGGACCCCTGCGAGGACGCGGACCGGAAGCTCACCGAGGAGCGACTCGCGCTGCTGAGCGTGCTCCAGGAACTCACCGTCGCGGCGCTCGACCTCTTCGACCCGAGCAAGCCCGCGGACGCCTTCATGGACCGCGTCGCGGAGCGGCTGGGGTGCATGGTCGCGCTCTGGGTCCAGGTGAACGCGCGGGGACAGGTCGTCCTTCTGGGCGCAAGTGGACTCTCCGCTGCGTCCCGCCAGCTTCCGATTCCCGCCCGCGCCGAGCCCGGAGGGAAGCAAGCGCCCGTCGAGGTGAACCTGCCCTTTCCGGAGCTGGAATTGCCGGGGCTCGTGCGCTGGTCCACTCCAATCATCGGGACGGACGCGGCGCACAGCGCCAGCGCGCTGCTGATGTACTTCGACCGCGAGCCGCACCTGCCGCGACAGTACCGGGGCATGGTGGAGCGCCTCGGCGGCGTGCTCCGGACCGCGCTCATGCACCGGCAGCTCTTCACCCGCATCCTGGACAGCGAGCGCGCGCTCCACCAGCAGAAGACGCTGCTGGAGTCCCTGAGCGAAGCCTCCGACGAGGGCATCCTCATCTCCACCCAGGAAGGAAGGACGCTCACGCACAACCGCCGCCTCGTGCAGATGTGGGGGTTGGAGGAGGAGCTCCTGTCCGCATCCTACGAGGCGTGGGTCCTTGCGGCGGCGGAACTCGTGGAGGAGCCCGCCCGGTTCACGGCGCGCGCATCTTTCTTCATCGAGCACAGCGACGCGTCGGGACACGACGAGCTTCGGCTCAAGGATGGGCGGATATTCGAGCAGTACGACGCCCCGGTGGTGAGCGCGGACGGCCTCTACTATGGGCGGGCCGTCTACTTCCGGGACGTCACCGCTCGACGGCGCACGGAGCGGGACCTCCAGCACGAGCGGGACTTCAGCTCGGCGGTCCTGGATACGGCCCGCGCACTGGTCATCGTCCTGGATGCGGAGGGCCGGATCGTCCGCTTCAACCGCGCATGCCAGGAGATGACCGGCTACTCCTTCGAGGAGCTTCGCGGCACGCGGTTCTGGAAGCAGCTCCAGGCCCCGGAAGAAGTGGCGCGGGTCGAGCGGGACTTCGCCCAGCTCTCCGCGGGCCAGGGGCACGAGCAATATGAGAGCTGCTGGCTCACGCGAGCGGGAGAGCGCCGCCTCATCTCATGGTCCAGCAACGTCCTCCGCAGCCCGACGGGAGCGGTCGAGTACATTATCGGCATCGGCATCGACATCACCGAGCAACGGCGGGCCGAGCAGGAGCGCGACCAGACCTTCCTGCGTGAGCAGCAAGCGCGGGCCCGGGCCGAGGAGCAGGAAGGAAGGTCCGCGTTCCTGTCGGAAGCCTCGGGCCTGCTCGCGGGCTCGCTCGCCCCCGAGGACGCGCTGCGAAACGTGGTGGCGCTGACCGTCCAGCGGTTCGCGGACTGGTGCACGGTCGACCTGCTGGACAACGACCAGTCCCCCCAGCGGATCGCCGTGGCCCAATCCCAGACACTGCGGGCCAGGTGTCCCGCGAAGGCGGCCCCCGCGCCACCGGACCTCAATGCCACGCACGGCCCTGGGCGGGTGCTCCGCCGCGGCGAGCCGGAGTTCTTCCTGGAGGGTTACGGCTCCGCGGCCCCCGGGTGCGGAGTCCTCGAGTTCCAGTCCTGGCTGTCGGTGCCGCTGCTCGCGCGTGGCCGGACGCTCGGCGCGCTCACGCTCGCCCGGTTGGACGGCGGGAGCCGCTATGGCCTGGCCGAGCTCACCCTCGCGCAGGAGCTGGCCCGCCGCGCGGCAATGGCCGTGGACAACGCCCGGCTCTATCAGGAAGCCCAGCAGGCCATCGGCCTTCGTGATGAGTTCCTCTCCGTTGCCTCTCACGAGCTGAAGACCCCGGTCACCTCCCTCCAGTTGTCCGTGCAGGGCTTGCTGCGCCGCGCCCGGTCGGGAGCGCTCCGCACCGCGTCGACGGAGACAGTGACCCACTCGGTCGAAGGCATCGAACGCCAGGCGATGCGGATGGCGAAGCTCGTCAACACGCTGCTCGATGTCTCGCGCATCCATGCCGGGCGGCTCGAACTCGAGCTGGAGGAAGTGGACCTCGCCGCGCTGGTCCGAGACATCGCGGCGCGCTTCGCACCCGAGCTGGCCCTCTCCGGCACCACGCTCCGGGTTCATGCCGACACGCCAATGCCAGGAATCTGGGACCGGTCGCGGCTCGATCAGATTGTCACCAACCTGCTCTCGAATGCGCTCAAGTACGGCGAGGGCAAGCCCATCGAAATCCAGGTCGGCGGGGATGCCAGGACCGCCCTCCTGGAAGTGAGGGACCAGGGAATCGGCATCCCGGCGGAACAACAGGCGCTGATCTTCCGGGCCTTCGAGCGCGCGGTGTCATCGCGCCACTACGGAGGGCTGGGCTTGGGCCTCCACATCGTCAGTCAGCTCGTCGAAAGGCTGGGAGGGGCGGTCCGGGTCCAGAGCGAGGCGGGACGCGGCGCCACCTTCACGGTCGCGCTTCCACGCAGCGGCCCCGCCGCGCCGCTGCCGGCTCCGGCGGACATGCACCTGGACGCGAACCATGCATGA
- a CDS encoding MXAN_6577-like cysteine-rich protein: MPRPRPLSPEPFLPTLLLVAVAALLLTGCPEEGAVCTSGLSVCGDACVDLGGDVANCGACGNACGAGQTCQAGVCGCRPGTESCGGACVATASDATNCGACGNACSAGLVCESGVCREGCSEGSLRCGDSCVDVRADVLNCGACGNVCPDVQTCHEGRCGYDVVAACYTHGQLVGIQAGTDQLGPRRQFGSGVQTLASWDGYVLAADATASKLLQAAGGALGTVVEEDSLGGVAGSPNDILVDPPYVYVVDSVNNTLQVLKREGPSQGAGLGLRTVTQVNLGANTSPQALAKWGTTLYVPLFGTGGSMFQFGNAVARVDISNPEQPRKVDTISLTGLDLKPFDGGTVLPLPYSVAATEAGVYVSLTNLNPYNGYKPNGPGMLAKIDPASGSVSAIDLGAADCLNAGYVEAVGDQLVVACLGEAEYDEANGHSASAVRASGLVLVKNDAPVAAYALKAGCEPGTPGCNISVASRFAVSEGAVYLADTNAGRVFVVAVEDGRLVERRGFSSPQALGPALEACPTDPRRPVSNAIDVTALH; encoded by the coding sequence ATGCCTCGCCCGCGTCCCCTGTCCCCTGAGCCATTCCTTCCGACCTTGCTGCTGGTGGCAGTGGCGGCGCTGCTGCTCACCGGGTGCCCCGAGGAGGGCGCGGTGTGCACCTCCGGCCTGTCCGTCTGCGGCGACGCCTGCGTGGACCTGGGCGGCGATGTCGCCAACTGCGGCGCCTGTGGCAACGCGTGCGGCGCCGGCCAGACGTGTCAGGCCGGCGTCTGTGGCTGTCGTCCGGGGACGGAGTCCTGCGGTGGCGCGTGTGTGGCCACGGCGAGCGATGCCACGAACTGCGGCGCCTGTGGCAACGCGTGCTCCGCCGGGCTCGTGTGCGAATCCGGCGTGTGCCGCGAGGGCTGCTCCGAAGGCAGCTTGCGGTGCGGGGACTCGTGCGTGGACGTGCGCGCGGACGTGCTCAACTGCGGCGCCTGCGGCAACGTGTGTCCGGACGTGCAGACGTGTCACGAGGGACGCTGCGGCTACGACGTGGTGGCGGCCTGCTACACCCACGGGCAGCTCGTGGGCATCCAGGCGGGGACGGACCAGCTCGGGCCGCGGCGTCAGTTCGGCTCGGGCGTGCAGACACTCGCGTCCTGGGACGGCTACGTGCTGGCCGCGGACGCCACGGCTTCGAAGCTGCTCCAGGCGGCGGGCGGCGCGCTGGGGACGGTGGTGGAGGAGGACTCGCTGGGCGGGGTGGCGGGCTCGCCCAACGACATCCTGGTGGACCCGCCTTATGTCTACGTCGTGGACTCGGTGAACAACACCTTGCAGGTGCTCAAGCGAGAGGGCCCTTCCCAGGGCGCGGGGCTGGGCCTGCGCACCGTGACGCAGGTGAACCTGGGGGCCAACACCAGCCCGCAGGCGCTGGCGAAGTGGGGCACCACGCTGTACGTCCCATTGTTCGGCACGGGCGGCTCCATGTTCCAGTTCGGCAATGCCGTCGCGCGCGTGGACATCTCCAACCCCGAGCAGCCGCGCAAGGTGGACACGATTTCGCTCACCGGGCTGGACCTGAAGCCCTTCGATGGCGGCACGGTGTTGCCGCTGCCTTACTCCGTCGCGGCGACGGAGGCGGGGGTGTACGTGAGCCTCACCAACCTGAATCCCTACAACGGCTACAAGCCCAATGGCCCGGGCATGCTCGCGAAGATCGACCCCGCGAGCGGCAGCGTGAGCGCCATTGACCTGGGCGCGGCGGATTGCCTCAACGCGGGCTACGTGGAGGCCGTGGGTGACCAGCTCGTGGTGGCCTGCCTGGGCGAGGCCGAGTACGACGAGGCCAACGGGCACAGTGCCAGCGCCGTGCGCGCCTCCGGGCTGGTGCTGGTGAAGAACGACGCACCCGTGGCGGCGTACGCGCTCAAGGCGGGGTGTGAGCCCGGAACGCCAGGCTGCAACATCTCCGTGGCCAGCCGCTTCGCGGTGTCGGAGGGCGCGGTGTACCTGGCGGATACGAACGCGGGCCGCGTCTTCGTGGTGGCGGTGGAGGACGGGCGGCTGGTGGAGCGCCGCGGCTTCTCTTCGCCCCAGGCGCTGGGGCCCGCGCTGGAGGCGTGTCCCACGGACCCGCGCCGGCCCGTGTCCAATGCCATTGACGTCACCGCCCTGCACTGA
- a CDS encoding ABC transporter substrate-binding protein has protein sequence MNTTSTSRPRSGMSVLLATVLCLLAGTVSAAETSSLRTLGPPAPSKVRRVVTLAPSLSEMVLSLGAGSTLVGVSRFDEAKEVAKLPRVGGFTDPSVEAVIALKPDLLLVQPGPGNQRPVEKMAELGVPVLLLPLHSVADVLAAMRAVGKALGREKEAEAVVVGIEATRTRIREAAKKLPAPRVLFVYGFEPLVVAGPGSFADELLRDAGGINVAADASSAYPVYSVERVVRARATVVVDAADVDVGKDKLRALPGLSSARWVDLPSMSLLQPGPSLGRGLEELFRLLHPEGTGKAAP, from the coding sequence ATGAACACGACTTCCACTTCGCGTCCCCGCTCGGGCATGTCCGTCCTGCTCGCCACGGTGCTGTGCCTGCTCGCCGGTACGGTGAGCGCGGCGGAGACGTCGAGCCTGAGGACGCTGGGACCGCCAGCACCTTCCAAGGTGCGGCGCGTGGTGACGCTGGCGCCCTCGCTGTCGGAGATGGTGCTGTCCCTGGGCGCGGGGAGCACGCTGGTGGGGGTGTCCCGCTTCGACGAGGCGAAGGAGGTGGCGAAGCTGCCGCGCGTGGGCGGCTTCACGGACCCTTCCGTGGAGGCGGTGATTGCGCTCAAGCCGGACCTGCTCCTGGTGCAGCCCGGGCCGGGCAACCAGCGTCCGGTGGAGAAGATGGCGGAGCTGGGCGTGCCCGTGCTGCTGCTGCCGCTCCACTCCGTGGCGGACGTGCTCGCGGCCATGCGCGCGGTGGGGAAGGCGCTCGGACGGGAAAAGGAGGCGGAGGCGGTGGTGGTGGGCATCGAGGCCACGCGCACGCGCATCCGGGAGGCGGCGAAGAAGCTGCCCGCGCCGCGGGTGCTGTTCGTCTATGGCTTCGAGCCGCTCGTGGTAGCGGGGCCTGGCTCCTTCGCGGACGAACTGCTCCGGGACGCGGGCGGCATCAACGTGGCGGCGGACGCGAGCTCCGCGTACCCGGTGTACTCGGTGGAGCGCGTGGTGCGTGCCCGGGCCACGGTGGTGGTGGATGCCGCGGATGTGGACGTGGGCAAGGACAAGCTGAGGGCACTGCCTGGCCTGTCCAGCGCGCGCTGGGTGGACCTGCCCTCCATGTCGCTGCTGCAGCCGGGACCTTCGTTGGGGCGGGGGCTGGAGGAACTCTTCCGTTTGCTGCATCCGGAAGGAACGGGTAAGGCCGCGCCGTGA
- a CDS encoding TonB-dependent receptor plug domain-containing protein — MRWTFLAGPVVCLVLSLPCPVRAQPSEAAAPPAAVVASGEVPSAAPGSAPTRTTVVRGRTPPPPESPERRDPTGAITVIDARERAGEARDTAELLVGSVGLAVQDSGGYGQSKSLVVRGASSNGVLVFLDGIPLNGAGGLSDLSLIPSALVERFEVLRGGAGARYGSGGLGGAINIITRAPGPNLRTSGEVTYGSWSTALGHVAATGPMLGGQALLLVHAGRSDGDFAYDVDELPAVDGNPQVSERRARNNAQGGGALLRYRRRLAGGSRLDALAELSLEDRAIPGTVQNPQSTGDQELGRLALGLRWSGVLDGLGQGSARGFFRRDGLEVTGRIPGAGGAQRHSVGGVELEGRRPLGERQSLTVTVATSGETVTQEEGAQAASWWRASVMAMDEVRLFGGALDVVPSLRLERVGPYWLLSPKLGASVELGRGFGLRANAGQSHRAPSFLELYIRQGTLLPNPGLKPERALYADAAVMWRSGPEDSEDAAPRWGLTLGGFAALYENLIAYELYPPLMARPYNFDTARVWGLELEGEARPFAWLLASTGYTYLRTENRYGDPRFFGKDLPYRPRHKWVGRVRAGPDWLNARAEVLYQSAQLINRTGSLDLPSRTLVSAGASSTFLHGPDLTLSVELKNLLDVRTFDFTGFPLPGRAAYVTLAVALEPGASPSSSSTREPHASPASPVP; from the coding sequence ATGCGGTGGACCTTCCTCGCTGGGCCTGTCGTGTGCCTGGTGCTCAGCCTTCCATGTCCCGTCAGGGCGCAGCCTTCCGAGGCCGCTGCCCCGCCCGCGGCCGTGGTTGCCTCTGGGGAAGTGCCCTCCGCCGCACCCGGGTCCGCCCCCACGCGCACTACGGTGGTCCGCGGCAGGACACCGCCTCCGCCCGAGTCTCCGGAGCGGAGGGACCCGACGGGCGCCATCACCGTCATTGATGCGCGAGAGCGAGCGGGCGAGGCGCGCGACACGGCGGAGTTGCTCGTGGGCTCGGTGGGGCTCGCGGTGCAGGACTCCGGTGGCTACGGACAGAGCAAGAGCCTGGTGGTGCGGGGCGCGTCGTCCAACGGCGTGCTCGTGTTCCTGGATGGGATTCCGCTCAACGGCGCGGGCGGCCTGTCGGACCTGTCGCTCATTCCCTCCGCGTTGGTGGAGCGCTTCGAGGTGCTGCGAGGTGGCGCGGGCGCGCGCTATGGCTCGGGCGGCCTGGGCGGCGCCATCAACATCATCACCCGCGCACCGGGGCCGAACCTGCGCACGAGTGGTGAGGTGACCTACGGGAGCTGGAGCACGGCGCTGGGCCACGTCGCCGCCACGGGGCCGATGCTGGGCGGGCAGGCGCTGCTGCTGGTGCACGCGGGCCGCTCGGATGGTGACTTCGCCTACGACGTGGACGAACTGCCCGCCGTGGATGGCAATCCCCAGGTCTCCGAGCGGCGTGCCCGCAACAACGCGCAGGGGGGGGGCGCGCTCCTGCGCTACCGGAGGCGGCTCGCGGGAGGCTCGCGGCTGGATGCGCTCGCGGAGCTGTCCCTGGAGGACCGCGCCATTCCGGGCACCGTGCAGAATCCCCAGTCCACCGGAGACCAGGAGCTGGGGCGGCTGGCGCTGGGCCTTCGCTGGTCGGGCGTGCTCGACGGGTTGGGGCAGGGGAGTGCGCGAGGCTTCTTCCGGCGTGACGGGCTGGAGGTGACGGGGCGCATTCCCGGCGCGGGCGGCGCGCAGCGGCACTCGGTGGGCGGCGTGGAGCTGGAGGGTCGCAGGCCGCTGGGAGAGCGCCAGTCGCTGACCGTCACGGTGGCGACTTCGGGTGAGACGGTGACTCAGGAGGAGGGCGCACAGGCCGCGTCGTGGTGGCGCGCCAGCGTCATGGCCATGGATGAGGTGAGGCTCTTCGGCGGCGCGCTGGACGTGGTGCCTTCGCTGCGGCTGGAGCGGGTGGGGCCGTACTGGTTGCTGTCGCCGAAGCTGGGTGCATCCGTCGAACTGGGACGCGGCTTCGGGCTGCGCGCCAACGCCGGGCAGTCCCACCGCGCGCCGTCCTTCCTGGAGCTGTACATCCGGCAGGGGACGCTGCTGCCCAACCCCGGGCTGAAGCCCGAGCGCGCCTTGTACGCGGACGCGGCGGTGATGTGGCGCTCCGGTCCGGAAGACTCCGAGGACGCGGCGCCACGCTGGGGGCTCACGCTGGGCGGCTTCGCGGCGCTCTACGAGAACCTCATCGCCTATGAGCTGTACCCGCCGCTGATGGCGCGCCCGTACAACTTCGACACCGCGCGCGTGTGGGGTCTGGAGCTGGAGGGCGAGGCGCGGCCCTTCGCCTGGCTCCTGGCCAGCACGGGCTACACGTATCTGCGCACGGAGAACCGCTACGGGGACCCGCGCTTCTTCGGCAAGGACCTGCCGTACCGTCCCAGGCACAAGTGGGTGGGGCGGGTGCGCGCGGGGCCGGACTGGCTCAACGCCCGCGCGGAAGTGCTCTACCAGTCCGCTCAGCTCATCAACCGCACCGGCTCGCTCGATTTGCCATCACGCACGTTGGTGAGCGCGGGCGCGTCCAGCACCTTCCTCCATGGGCCGGACCTCACCCTGTCCGTCGAGCTGAAGAACCTCCTCGACGTCCGGACCTTCGACTTCACGGGCTTCCCGCTGCCGGGACGCGCCGCCTATGTGACGCTCGCGGTGGCGCTCGAGCCAGGCGCGTCACCGTCTTCCTCCTCCACTCGGGAGCCCCATGCCTCGCCCGCGTCCCCTGTCCCCTGA
- a CDS encoding FIST signal transduction protein — protein MPASAERSRLNLHASTRVNIDSSGMRMQIGKSSSPDGEVAAREAIAEALRDADAPTFALVFCTDQYDADDLAAALRRELRDLPWAGCCAAGVFAGTELLLQGLVVALFRGVDLQVGTGMGGPVSKDPRAAGRDAVARAIEKLPPMPPERRRALLVFPDGLSGNPTEVVRGAQQEAGAGVVWAGGGAGGNLQSATTAQFTDGQAYRDQAVVIAFDAQAPIGVGIQHGWYPYGPPTQVTKAHGATAIELDYESAFEVYRRTAASRGDALDEQGFARFAMTHPLGIPQANGEFVIRDPISIGPDGSVRCVAEIPDGSLVRVMEGARADLMDAAAGAANLARKGTPGALGGAVVFDCFSRYPILGEEIRDELSRVQEALGETTPLVGCLTLGEVGAMGGGVPQFHNKTVVVLALPG, from the coding sequence GTGCCCGCTTCGGCCGAACGAAGCCGGCTCAACCTGCACGCCAGCACGCGCGTGAATATCGATTCCAGTGGGATGCGGATGCAGATTGGAAAGAGCAGCTCGCCCGATGGCGAAGTCGCCGCCCGGGAGGCGATCGCGGAGGCGCTGCGAGACGCGGACGCGCCCACCTTCGCCCTGGTCTTCTGCACGGACCAATATGACGCGGATGACCTGGCGGCGGCGCTCCGGCGGGAGCTCCGGGACCTTCCCTGGGCCGGATGCTGCGCGGCGGGTGTTTTCGCGGGGACCGAGCTACTGCTCCAGGGATTGGTGGTCGCGCTGTTTCGCGGGGTGGACTTGCAGGTCGGGACGGGGATGGGTGGGCCCGTCAGCAAGGACCCCAGAGCGGCCGGACGTGACGCGGTGGCGAGGGCCATCGAGAAGCTGCCTCCCATGCCGCCGGAGCGCCGCCGTGCGCTGCTCGTCTTCCCGGACGGGCTGAGCGGGAATCCAACGGAGGTCGTGCGCGGGGCGCAGCAGGAGGCGGGGGCGGGCGTCGTCTGGGCGGGGGGCGGAGCGGGAGGCAACCTCCAGAGCGCCACGACGGCCCAGTTCACGGATGGGCAGGCATACCGGGACCAGGCGGTGGTGATTGCCTTTGATGCCCAGGCGCCGATAGGCGTCGGGATTCAGCACGGCTGGTATCCATACGGCCCACCGACCCAGGTCACGAAGGCCCACGGCGCGACCGCCATCGAGCTCGATTACGAGAGCGCGTTCGAGGTCTACCGGCGCACGGCCGCGAGCCGCGGAGACGCGCTGGACGAGCAGGGCTTCGCCCGCTTCGCGATGACCCACCCGCTGGGGATTCCCCAGGCCAATGGAGAGTTCGTGATTCGCGATCCAATCTCCATCGGCCCCGATGGCTCGGTCCGCTGCGTCGCCGAGATACCTGATGGCTCGTTGGTCCGGGTGATGGAGGGAGCGCGCGCGGACCTGATGGACGCGGCAGCGGGTGCGGCCAACCTGGCTCGGAAAGGAACCCCTGGCGCGCTGGGCGGCGCGGTCGTGTTCGATTGTTTCTCGCGCTACCCCATCCTGGGCGAGGAAATCCGGGACGAGCTTTCACGCGTCCAGGAGGCGCTCGGGGAGACCACTCCGCTCGTGGGTTGTCTGACCCTTGGCGAGGTGGGGGCCATGGGAGGTGGAGTTCCGCAGTTCCACAACAAGACGGTGGTGGTGCTCGCCCTTCCAGGGTGA